The genome window GCCCTCGCCTCCATGCTGCTCCCTCGGGCTCCCCGTGCTCACAGCAGAGGCGACGCGAGGCTCAGGTGCGCGGCGCCgagctggggcagaggagggcTCTGACGATGTGCGAGGTGGGAGCACGGGCCCCCTGCTCTCACAGGAAGGGGAGAAGCAGAGCGAGCGCCTGAAGGTgtgaaaaaaacacccacagagACGCAGCCCCAACCGTCCCGCGGAGACAGCGGCGCTGAGCCTCCCCGTGCACCACCACCTCGCACCCCAAGCCCCCGGGGTGCCAGCAcccctgctgccaccctgccccagcagccccgtccccatccctgcctttCAGCCGAGCCAAGGAAGCCCCATCCACAGCTTTCCCAGAAGGGCTTTTAATGAGGATTTTTCCCGATTTGTGATCACCGCAGCCCCAGGCGCACCCGGCGCAGCGCGGCACCCCGCTCCCACCACCGCACCCACCCTTACTTGCAGCCTAAAACCACCCCAAGGCTGCACAGCCGGACCCCGacccgcagcccccggctcccccctcAGCTCGTGGCCTtgggggcagccccggctcgGGCCAGGCTCCTCAGCAGCCTCTCGAAGAAGAACTCGGTGTGGTACTCGAGCTGGTtgaggtgctgcaggaagaggGGCACCTCGTCCCTCCTCACCCCCACGCACACCGGGATCACCCTGGTGCCGCCGCGCTGGATGCCGTGCTGCAGGCTCCACTCGGAAACGCGCTGGCACCACGGGTCCCCCAGGGCCTCGGcggagaggaggaggatggcCACGCGGCTGGCGCAGATGGCCTCGGCGGCGCTCTGCACGGCGCACGTCCCGGCCACGCGGTCCTGGTGCTCGGCGTAGCCCTGGAAGCCCTGCGCCCTCAGGTACTCCGCGATGCTGGAGGCGACGCGGTCGTCCGTGGGGCAGTACCAGATGGAGAAGTCGTAGGTGAAGCCGCAGCGTGCCGACATGCTCAGGGGGGGCCGTGGGCTGGCTCCCCCCGCCGGGCTCGGAGCCCACGGTGCCACCAGCCACTCCCCGGGGAAAGGTCAGGCGCCGAGTCCTCCCGGAACCAAGCGCCGCCGGTGCCGTGGGGGCACCCCAAAGCGCTCGGGGGTGTCCCGGGGGGGGCCGGCGAACACCCCCAGGATGCTCAGActcgcctcctcctccccgggcGGCCTCAGAAGGCTTTCTGCCTCGTCTCGGCCATGTCCCGCTCCAGCGCCACGCCCGCCCGCCGCAGCTCCTCGCACTTCTCCGCCAGCTGCCCGCGGGCCTCCCGCAGCCGCCGGTTCATCTCCACGTAGCCGCGGCTCTGCCGGTACAGGCGCTCCCGCTCCTCCGCCGCGGCCTCCTGCCCTGCGGGGCCGTGGGGGGCGGCtcagcggggaggggggggacgcAGGGATCCCCGGTCCCCgtcccgctgcccccagcccccccggggggctctCACCTGGCGCGGGGCCGTCATGGTCGCCGGTGGCCCGGGGGGGTTCCGCGGGCAGCAGGAGGACGGGGTCGGCCGGGCGCGTGCCCCCCACGTCGGCCAGCACCTGCTCGATGGTGGGCGGCTCGGGGCGCGTGGGCAGCACCCGCTTGGCCTTGGAGCTCATGGCGGGGGGgtgggcctgggggggggggttgtgaAGGGGCTGATGGCAGGACAGATGGACACTGCCCACCCCAGGCCAGACGGACACCCCACCCTGCCCCAGGACGGATGGACACTGCCCCCCCCAGGACAGACGCCCCTCCTTGTCCCCTGCCCTAGGACAGACGGACACAGATTGGTGCCCTCCCCTCCTGGCCCCCcccaggcagacagacagacggaccccctctccccccccgtCAGACAGACAGCCCTGGCCCCcccggacagacagacaggcagacagacagtcccagcagagctgccccgGGTCAGTTTGAGCCCCACCCCcgacagacagacagacagacagacacagaccCCTCTGGAGGGACACACggacacccccacccccaccgACAGACCGACTCTGTCCCCCCGGACAGACAGACggcccccttccccccccccggacGGACGGACCCACTCGCTCCTCCGGGGCGGAGgccacccccccctcccctccccacagacggacagacagaccccccccgccccaggacagacggacagaccCCTCTcttccccgctcccccccccccccccccgcgctcACCCCGCGCCCTCCTCGCGGCCGCCGTACCGCCACGCCGCGCCCCTCCCCCCTCCggccacgccccccccccccgtgacgTCATCACCCAGGCCCCTCCCCCCAACGGAGCCgcggcgcccccccccggcggcgcACGGAGcaggcggctgggggggggggcggggggtggtttattgggggggcgggggtggtttattgggggggggggggggaggaacggggggcaccggggggagGGGTCCGGGCTGGTGGTGTCCTGGTGCTACCCCAGAGCCCTCCCAGTATCATCCCAGTGCCCTCCCAGTATCaccccagtgccctcccagTATCATCCCAGTATCATCCCGGTGCCGTCCCAGTGTGGTTCCAGCGCGGTCCCGGTGCCTCAGTTGCTCTTCGCGTCCCGTGCCAGCTTCACGGCTGCCCTGGAGGCTGCGGGGCAGAACCGGGGCCGGGTGAGGGCCACGagagccccggggagccgcagccccgggggggggccgctgAGCCCGGCCGCTGCTCCCCGGGGGGGTTTCGTGTGGGGGGCTGCAAGCAGGGGGGACGTGTGCTACGGGACGGCCCCCGGGGGGCTTCAAGCAGGGACATGAGCTATAGGACGGCTCcacgggggctgcggggagggggacATGTGCTACGGGACGGCTCCGGGGGGGGCTCCAAGCAGGGACGTGTGCATGTGCTACGGGATGCTCCCCTAGGGGGGCTTCGTGCGGGGACATGTGCTATGGGatgcccccccccggggggcttcTAGCAGGGACATGCACTATGGGACGGCTCCACGGGGGCTGCACCCGCTCTACGTGGGGTCAGGGGCGGTTGTGTGCGACCCCCCCCCGCTGATTTCTGCAAGAGCAGGAGCTCGGCACAGCCGGCAccggggggtcaccggggagggggggggggggggggggcaggggtcGCGCAGAACGGCGCCCCGTGCGTCGGCGGGAGCCGCGGGCGTTACGTACGGACAGGCTGAGCTGCGGGGCCACCTCGGCCGCCAGCcgggctctgctgctgagcagcgtCTGCAGGACTGGACCGGGAGGcgcagagagaagagagagggtttgcggggctgggctggtggcgggggacgggggctgcgggggcgcAGCctgctccttgtgctggggTGGGTTCCCggtgggaaggcagagctgcccGAGGCCCCTCGGGGCGAGGAGCTGCCCCAGGAAGGGGCAGGAACAGGGGggaggacgggggggggggggacggggatgCCCGGCCTGCGCTACCTTCTCGGGTGACGGTGGAGGCCGCATCCAGCGCCTTGGTGCTGAGGTCGCCGAGCACGGAGTCCACCGCCTGGTGGTGCTTGAGGAAGCAGGGCCGGATGACGTTGTGGTACAGCACCTGCGAGCCGTTCCAGGACACGGGGGCCATGCACCACACCAGGAACAGGCACTGCGGGGGGAGAGacgctgcagggctggggacgggAGGGCGAGGCAGCCGCTGGGGTGCTCCGGTCCCATCCTGCCCAAGATTGGAGCTCCCGGAGGCCCCAGGAGCTCGGCTGAGCTGTGCCACCGACTCTCCCGAGCAGGACAGTGCCAGCTCGGTTACGTGGCCCTGCCAACAGGCGCGCACGATCCCTGCAAGCTCAGCCATCGGGTGAGGGGACTCCGGTAACCACAGCCCCCTTGCTCCCCCCACGAAGCCGTTACCTTCCCGACGTAGTAGAAGGGGAACCAGTAGAGGAAGGTGTCGGAGAAGAACTCGGCCACGCTGAAGACGCCGTACACCACCCAGTACGTCAGCCACGTGGTGTCGTCCTCCTTGCTGGAGCTCTCGATGGCTTTGATGCTGCGGGTGGCAGGGGACGGGTCACTGCTTCTGCAGGCTCGCTGCCAGGGCGGGCACGGCCCCCAGACGCCGCAGCACGCCTGCCCCaagagctgggtgctgctggctcacgCTGGGACCTTGCCAGGCCCTGGTGTTTTCGGGACCACGCTCTCGGGAGCTTCCTACTCACAGCGAGCACCCGGGGCTGCCCGTTCACCGGGGAGACCCCCAGCCAAGGGCAGGGAACGCTGTGAACATGGTACTTACGAGACATACGCGGGGTAGACGAAGCCGATGAGGTTGCAGAGCAGCGAGGCGCCGTAGCCGAAGGCCAGGTAGAGCCCCAGGAACGCCGCGGAGCCTGCGGGGGCAGAAAGGAGAGATGGGGATTTGTGGAGGGGCAGCTGAGGGAAGCCACAGCGTGGGGCTTGCACCGTTTGCTCCGGTCACCATTTGTCCTCTCCCTGGCCTGGGGGGGACGGTCCCACGGCAAGCACACGGCACTTTGAGTCCACAGCCACTTTGAGTCCACCTCGAGCCAGCCTGCCCGAAGGAAAGGAGTGACCCAAGCCCCGGGGCTCATCCCAAcctgcctccctgcagctctctgcacgTGCTTGTGCTGAACGCGTTGGGAACTCAGCCCCCCGAGAAACGGCAATCCAGTCCCGCTTCCCCGTCATTAAATTAAATCGTTAATTTAAACACAAGCGAAAGCTTTGCCTGCTTggcacctccccagccccagacACTGGCAGAGGCTGGACCAGAGGAGCCAGGGAAGCACCCTTGGGACCCGCAGAGCCCGTGTCAAGGGCATTTTGTGTCACCCCAGCGGGGTCTCAGCTCCTCGCCTGCTTACAACGCTCCATCGGTGTAAGCGCCTTACCCTGCGGCAGGCAGAAAGCCGGGACTTAACGTCTGTGGCAGCGAATTAGGGGAGAGGGGCACGGAGCACGGATCACCTCCGAGCTGCTCACGGCAGCGTTTCTG of Cygnus atratus isolate AKBS03 ecotype Queensland, Australia chromosome 26, CAtr_DNAZoo_HiC_assembly, whole genome shotgun sequence contains these proteins:
- the C26H19orf25 gene encoding UPF0449 protein C19orf25 homolog, with the protein product MSSKAKRVLPTRPEPPTIEQVLADVGGTRPADPVLLLPAEPPRATGDHDGPAPGQEAAAEERERLYRQSRGYVEMNRRLREARGQLAEKCEELRRAGVALERDMAETRQKAF
- the REEP6 gene encoding receptor expression-enhancing protein 6, with product MGTVLQRLQRLLDRPGPLADLLGRLEARTGVRRLYLASGSAAFLGLYLAFGYGASLLCNLIGFVYPAYVSIKAIESSSKEDDTTWLTYWVVYGVFSVAEFFSDTFLYWFPFYYVGKCLFLVWCMAPVSWNGSQVLYHNVIRPCFLKHHQAVDSVLGDLSTKALDAASTVTREVLQTLLSSRARLAAEVAPQLSLSVPSRAAVKLARDAKSN